The Streptomyces sp. V4I8 genome includes the window GCGACGGCCCTGCGCGCGGGCGAGACCCCGGTGTTGTTGGGCGGCTCAGGAGTGTCCGGCGCCTACACGCTGACCTTCGCGTGCGGCGAGGAGAACGTCTACATCCTGGCGGACAGGGTCATAGCAAGCCTGTAGGTCCAGGTCGGTGCTTCTGGGCGCCGGGCTCCTGCAACTCCCTGAAGGGGCGCGGGGACTGTGTCGATATGCGGCTCCGCCGCGTGGTCGCGACGAGCCCCCACAACCCCGCGGCCGCCAACGAACCTCACACCCCCGCCTTCTTCTGCGCCTCCTCGACCAACCGCACCGCCTCGGACACCTGCTCGTCGCTCTCGAGAACGACCGCCAAGTCATGCGCGGCAACGGTGATCTGGTCCGCCGCGGCGAACATCCCCGCATCAGGCATCACCCGAGGCTCAACCCCGGGCGCCTCCACAGCCTGGGCCCACGAGGCCAACCGCCTGGCCAGCGCCAGCGCCTCCGCGGCAGCGCTCCGCTGCAAGCGAGACTGCGGCGCCGCCCTCAACCGGTCGGCGAAGTGATCAACGGCTCGGGTCAGACGCGTCGTATCAACCACGCCGTGAGCGTACGCGACTGTTGCCAACGGGCGAACGCTCAGGCACGGTGACCTGAAGGACCGGCTTACATCCCCTTTGCGTCCGGAGGCGCCGATGTCCCACGTCCTCTCCGAGGAGACCCACCGCAACATGCTCGCCCGCATCCCCCACTGCACCGGTCGTGAAGTCTCCGACTGGCTCCGCACCGTAGAAGAAGGACCGGCCCTCGTTCGCTTCGAGGAGAAGGTCAGCTGGCTACGCCACGAATACGACCTCGCGTACGGCCACGCGAAGGCGATCGTCCACGAGTACGACCTGAGGAGGGCGGCGCGCAAGTTCCTCTAGACGCGCGCACAGACGACGAAGGGCCCCGGGGGCGAACCCGGGGCCCTTCGCTGAACGACTGCCGGCGGAACCACCGCTCAACCGTCGGAGACTGGTTGTCGTTGGAGACTAGTCGTTGTTGAGGATCGAGATGAGCCTCAGGAACTCCATGTAGATCCACACCAGCGTCATGGTGAGGCCGAAGGCCGCGAGCCAGGCCTCCTCGCGCGGCGCGCCGTAGGCGAGACCGTCCTCGACCTGCTTGAAGTCCAGGGCGAGGAAGCAGGCGCCGAGCAGGATGCCGACGATGCCGAAGACGATGCCGAGCGGGCCGCTGCGGAAGCCGAGGCCGTCACCGCCGCCGAAGACCGCGAACAGCAGGTTGACCGCCATCAGCAGGACGAAGCCGAGCGCGGCCGCCATCACGAAGCCGACGAAGCGTCGGTTGACGCGGATCCAGCCCGCCTTGTACGCCACCAGCACCGCGGTGAAGACCGCCATCGTGCCGAGCACCGCCTGCATGGCCGCACCGCTGGCGATGCGGTTGTCGACGACGCTGGAGACGACGCCGAGGAAGACACCCTCGAGCGCGGCGTACGACAGGATCAGCGCGGGCGAGGCCTTGCGCTTGAAGGACTGGACGAGCGCCAGCACCATGCCGACCAGACCGGCGGCGATGGCGATGCCGTAGGACCGACTGATGTTCGCGTCGTCGACCGGCAGCAGCGCCCAGGCGAGCGCGGCCGTGACGACCAGGGTGCCGAGCGTGGTGCCCGTGCGCAGGATGACGTCGTCCATCGTCATCCGGCCGGTGGTGGCCGGGGCCTGCGGCGGTGCGCCGTACTGAAGGTCCTGCTGGGCGTAAGGGTTCTGCGCGTACGGGTTGCCGGCCTGCGGCTGGGCATACGGGTTGCCCTGCGTGCCGACAGCGGCGCCCCCGGCCTGCGGCGCGGTGTTGAAGCCCGCGTAGCCGTTGTCGCGGCTGAACCCCCGTCGCGAGAAGACCGGGTTGCTGCTCCTCATTTCACTCCTCCATGGCCACCGTGCGTGGCCTTGGCTCAAGAGTAATAGGTAGGCAAAGGATTGACCCTAGTGCTTGGGGAGGATCTTTCCCTTGTCGTGCTGGCCAACACGCTACGCGGCCGGGTGATTCCCGGCCACGGAGGGGATCATTCATAACCAAGCTGCGACATGGCCGGAACCGACCGGAGATCACTCCCCTGGCCCGCACCCGGTCTCACGCGCTCGCACTCACCCGAACGGGAAGCCGGTGTACCCCTCGGCCAGGTCCGTCTCGGCG containing:
- a CDS encoding DUF4287 domain-containing protein; amino-acid sequence: MSHVLSEETHRNMLARIPHCTGREVSDWLRTVEEGPALVRFEEKVSWLRHEYDLAYGHAKAIVHEYDLRRAARKFL
- a CDS encoding Bax inhibitor-1/YccA family protein gives rise to the protein MRSSNPVFSRRGFSRDNGYAGFNTAPQAGGAAVGTQGNPYAQPQAGNPYAQNPYAQQDLQYGAPPQAPATTGRMTMDDVILRTGTTLGTLVVTAALAWALLPVDDANISRSYGIAIAAGLVGMVLALVQSFKRKASPALILSYAALEGVFLGVVSSVVDNRIASGAAMQAVLGTMAVFTAVLVAYKAGWIRVNRRFVGFVMAAALGFVLLMAVNLLFAVFGGGDGLGFRSGPLGIVFGIVGILLGACFLALDFKQVEDGLAYGAPREEAWLAAFGLTMTLVWIYMEFLRLISILNND